One Neodiprion pinetum isolate iyNeoPine1 chromosome 1, iyNeoPine1.2, whole genome shotgun sequence genomic window carries:
- the tex gene encoding THO complex subunit 3, protein MSVRARYVESIEQKPPTLPGPLGHTCPPKAIRKLIHKNLLRDPRGNCLYNLQSKFTGFPKNFKELFWRHSKNCSPDRLAMLCGQLCQINMAASNSRVDELTSYFKTHNKIKEQQSHSAKVHSVGWSCDGRLLASGSFDKCVCIFSLGTDRLKQETTFRGHGGSVDQLCWHSFHPELLSTASGDKTMRIWDTRSQKCTANIATRGENINISWSPDGNTIAVGNKEDLVTFIDARVMKIRAEEQFNFEVNEISWNKDSDTFYLTNGQGCVHILSYPDLELLHVIKAHPGTCICIEFDPTGRYFATGSADALVSLWDADELCCLRTFSRLEWPVRTISFSHDGQLLAAASEDLVIDIGEVETGEKVADIPVEAATFTVAWHPKQYLLAYACDDKDTYDRKRDAGSLKVFGFSSE, encoded by the exons ATGTCGGTACGAGCCCGTTACGTAGAGTCGATAGAGCAGAAACCTCCTACGCTCCCAGGCCCACTTGGGCACACTTGCCCGCCGAAAGCCATCCGAAAACTGATACACAAAAATTTACTTAGGGACCCCAGGGGTAACTGTCTTTATAATCTTCAGTCAAAGTTTACTGGGTTCCCGAagaattttaaagaattgTTTTGGCGCCATTCAAAGAATTGTTCGCCTGATAGGTTGGCAATGCTGTGCGGTCAGCTGTGTCAAATAAACATGGCAGCGTCGAATAGCCGGGTCGACGAGTTGACAAGTTATTTTAAAACACATAACAAAATCAAAGAGCAACAAAGCCACTCAGCAAAGGTACACAGCGTTGGCTGGAGCTGTGACGGGAGACTACTGGCGTCCGGCTCGTTCGACAAGtgtgtttgtattttttctcttggAACCGATCGTTTG AAACAAGAGACAACGTTTCGCGGACATGGAGGAAGCGTGGATCAATTATGTTGGCACTCATTTCACCCTGAGCTACTATCAACTGCAAGTGGAGATAAAACCATGCGTATTTGGGACACAAGATCTCAAAAATGCACAGCAAATATTGCGACACGGGGTGAAAACATCAATATATCTTGGTCGCCTGATGGTAACACAATAGCAGTTGGCAACAAGGAGGATTTAGTGACATTCATTGATGCAAGAGTAATGAAAATTCGTGCCGAGGAACAATTCAACTTTGAAGTCAATGAAATATCTTGGAACAAAGATTCGGACACATTTTATCTTACAAATGGTCAGGGATGTGTTCATATTCTAAGCTATCCGGACCTAGAACTACTGCATGTAATCAAAGCTCATCCAGGAACATGCATTTGCATTGAATTTGACCCTACTGGTCGTTACTTCGCAACAGGGTCAGCTGATGCTTTAGTGTCTCTGTGGGATGCTGATGAATTATGTTGCCTAAGGACATTTTCTCGATTGGAATGGCCTGTTAGAACCATTTCATTCTCTCATGATGGGCAACTCCTAGCAGCTGCTTCTGAAGACTTGGTCATAGACATTGGAGAGGTAGAAACGGGAGAAAAAGTTGCCGATATACCGGTCGAAGCTGCAACATTTACGGTGGCGTGGCATccaaaacaatatttattggCATATGCGTGTGACGATAAAGACACTTACGATCGAAAAAGGGATGCTGGAAGCTTGAAAGTTTTTGGGTTTTCAAGCGaataa
- the Idh3b gene encoding isocitrate dehydrogenase [NAD] subunit beta, mitochondrial — protein MALLARKVCKVLAQAAPKGPVARKFHLGVVYQQDVGVQKESRTKCTLIPGDGVGPELVYSVQEVFKAANVPIEFETFFLSEVNPTLSAPLERVSGSIAKNRVCLKGILATPDHSHTGELQTLNMKLRRSLDLYSNVVHVKSLPGIKSRHQNVDCVIIREQTEGEYSALEHESVKGVVECLKIVTATKSQRIAKFAFDYATRNNRKKVTCVHKANIMKLGDGLFLRSCEEIAKLYPRIQFEKMIVDNCTMQMVSNPRQFDVMVTPNLYGNIVDNLASGLVGGAGVVAGASFSAECVVFEPGARHTYSEAVGKNVANPTAMLLCSVKLLNHVNLRTYAEQIRDAINRVLNDGKVRTKDLGGQSSATDFTKAIIYSLR, from the exons ATGGCGCTACTTGCGAGGAAGGTCTGCAAGGTTCTGGCTCAG GCTGCCCCAAAAGGCCCAGTAGCCAGAAAATTCCATCTGGGAGTTGTATATCAGCAGGACGTA ggTGTGCAAAAAGAATCAAGAACAAAATGTACGCTTATTCCCGGAGATGGAGTCGGACCAGAACTTGTCTATTCTGTTCAAGAAGTTTTCAAAGCTGCAAATGTGCCCattgaatttgaaacgttCTTTTTGTCCGAAGTCAACCCAACATTGAGTGCTCCTCTTGAACGAGTCTCTGGTAGTATTGCTAAGAATCGTGTTTGTTTAAAG gGTATTTTGGCAACGCCAGATCACTCTCATACTGGAGAGTTACAAACTTTGAATATGAAACTTAGGCGCAGCTTAGACCTGTATTCTAATGTTGTACACGTGAAGTCTTTGCCCGGTATTAAATCTCGTCATCAAAACGTGGACTGTGTTATAATAAGAGAACAAACTGAAGGTGAGTATTCTGCATTGGAACACGAAAGTGTCAAAGGAGTTGTTGAGTGTCTGAAGATCGTCACTGCCACGAAATCTCAGAGGATTGCTAAATTTGCGTTTGACTATGCAACCAGAAATAATCGCAAGAAGGTTACATGTGTACACAAAGCTAATATTATGAAGCTTGGTGATGGGCTCTTCTTGCGATCATGTGAAGAGATAGCTAAACTGTACCCAag aattcaatttgaaaagatGATTGTTGATAATTGTACAATGCAAATGGTGTCCAACCCACGACAGTTTGACGTTATGGTTACACCTAATTTGTACGGTAATATCGTCGATAATTTGGCATCCGGATTGGTTGGTGGTGCTGGAGTTGTTGCTGGCGCCAGCTTCAGTGCGGAGTGTGTTGTTTTCGAACCT GGTGCGCGTCACACGTATTCAGAGGCTGTGGGTAAAAATGTGGCAAATCCCACTGCCATGCTTTTATGTTCTGTCAAACTTCTAAATCACGTTAATTTACGAACTTATGCAGAACAGATCAGAGACGCTATTAATCGTGTATTGAACGATGGAAAAGTCCGCACCAAGGACTTGGGTGGACAAAGTTCTGCAACTGATTTCACAAAGGCGATTATTTACAGCCTCCGTTAG